CGTGGTCCTTTTCATCACTGAGTTGGTCCATGACGTAGATCGGATCACCGCCGTCGTGGTAGATCGGCTCAAACAGCGAGACCGGATCTTGGATGGCATCGAGAGCGAACACGACGTCTTCCTTGGGGACGTCCATCGCTTCAGAAATCTCCACGATGGAAGGTTCACGCAGGTTTTGGTTCGTCAGGCTGTCGCGGACTTGAAGTGCCTTGTAGGCGATGTCGCGCAGAGAGCGGCTTACGCGAATTGGGTTGTTGTCTCGCAGATAGCGCCTGATTTCACCGACGATCATCGGAACAGCGTAGGTCGAAAACTTAACGTTTTGGCTGAGGTCGAAGTTGTCAATCGCTTTCATCAAGCCGATGCAGCCCACTTGAAAGAGATCGTCCACATACTCCCCCCGGTTGTTAAAACGCTGGATGACCGACAACACGAGGCGGAGGTTGCCGTTGACCAGTTTTTCACGGGCGGACAATTCTCCTGCTTGCAGTGAAACGAAGAGTTCACGCATGACGGCATTGGTTAGAACGGGAAGCTGAGCTGTGTTTACGCCACAAATTTCGACTTTGTTACGTTTCATAAGTAACTCCCTCCATTCAGCGTCCGCCTCAGTTGGAGACAGTATGAGCCATTGGAGGGAGAAATATGCACTACAGCATTTTGTTGAATTCTTTGCGCAAGCGTTTGATGATGCGCTTTTCAAGTCGCGAGATGTAGGACTGGGAGATGCCGAGCAGATCGGCAACGTCCTTCTGCGTCATCTCTTTGCCGTCGGTGAGGCCAAAGCGCATTTCCATGATCTTGCGTTCGCGTTCGGTGAGTTTTTCGAGAGATTTGTAGAGCAGGTTGCGGTCGACTTGTTCTTCAAGATCGCGGTAGATCGTGTCGTTCTCAGTGCCCAGCACGTCGGAAAGCAAGAGCTCGTTGCCGTCCCAGTCCACATT
The DNA window shown above is from Tumebacillus amylolyticus and carries:
- the sigG gene encoding RNA polymerase sporulation sigma factor SigG; the encoded protein is MKRNKVEICGVNTAQLPVLTNAVMRELFVSLQAGELSAREKLVNGNLRLVLSVIQRFNNRGEYVDDLFQVGCIGLMKAIDNFDLSQNVKFSTYAVPMIVGEIRRYLRDNNPIRVSRSLRDIAYKALQVRDSLTNQNLREPSIVEISEAMDVPKEDVVFALDAIQDPVSLFEPIYHDGGDPIYVMDQLSDEKDHDTLWVEEISIREALTKLNEREKRILSMRFFEGKTQMEVAEEIGISQAQVSRLEKAAIHHMHKFIKA